The stretch of DNA GTTGGCGCGCTCGTTGGTGATCCAACCGAGCAACATCGTCTCATCGGTATCGAGCGGAACGGTGACGATCTTCTCGTTGTTGAGATCGCCGTTGTCGATGCCGGTGCACACCGTATAGCCATTGAGCCCGATGATAAAGTTCAAAATCGTGGCACGGTCGGTTACCGTGATGAGTTTGGGGGAGTCCTTGGGCCAGACGGCCTCCTCCGCGAAGTAGAAGCTGCCTTCCTCGCCCTGCTCGTACTGGATGAACGGGTAAGGCTTGAGATCGTCCATCGTCACTATTTTTTTGGTAGCCAGAGGGTTGTTCCGTGAGATGAAGACGTGCAGTGGTGCGCGGAAGAGCGGATGAAACTCAAGGTGCTTGCCGCGTAGCAGTTTGCCGATGACGTCTTTGTTGAAATCGGAAAGATAAAGAATACCGATTTCGGAAAGCATATTCGCGACCTGGTCGATGATGTCGCGCGTACGTGTCTCGCGGATGGTGAATTCGTATTCATCAGATTCGATGGAGTTGATCATTTCCACGAACGCTTCGACGGCGAACATGTAGTGCTGGGTGGAGACGCTGCACAGCTGCTTGCGCGGCTTGGCGTGCTTGTAGCGTTCCTCCATGAGTTCGGCCTGGTCGAGCACCTGACGTGCGTAAGTGAGGAATTCCGCGCCATCTACCGTCAGCGCAATGCCTTGCGACGAGCGGGTGAAAATTTCGATGCCCATCTCGTGTTCGAGTTCCTTGACCGACGAGCTCAGCGCGGGCTGGGAGACATACAGCTCGTGAGAGGCCTCGTTCATCGAGCCGCACTCCACGATCTTGACGATATATTTCAGCTGCAGCAGTGTCATATCCAAAGTTTATAACAAAGTGTGTATCGGGCAAGTTAACTTATAACGATTTTTGACATGGCAATCCACATGAAGACTTGATGCGAAGATGGCTGTAACGGTCGCGGCTAAGTTCAGATTAAGCTCAGATTTTTACGCCCAGCCTTTGTAACTCGTCTCGGGCTTGCGTTGCATTATTGAATCGAATCCCATTGATGCCAATGGCTTTTGCGCCATCTACATTGGCCTGCGTGTCGTCGAAGAACACGGTCTGGGCCGCATTGAGATTAAAACGGTTCAGGGCAAGATTGAAAATATCGGCATTCGGCTTGTGCATTTTCTCGATGCCGGAAACAACGGTGCCTTGCAGCAGAGGTTCGAGTTGCGGAAACTTTTCAAAGACCACATGGAATGTCTCTTGAGACCAATTCGTCAACCCCCATACACCGTATCCGGCGTTGTTCAGATCGACAAGCAGCGCTTCCATACCATCGATGATTCCTGATATCGAATCCTCATAATGGTCGATATAGTAACGGAACGCTTGCGCAAGATTACTGCCATAGTTCTTTTTGTACTCTTTGATGACCGAGACGGAAGGTTCGCCGCAATCCATACGGGATTCGGCTTCGAAGAAACCTAGTGAGTCATCAGCGCCATTCGTATTACGTGCGTTGCAAAGTTCGCTCACCAGGGATTCGGGGAAATGACCTTCAAGACAGGGACGATAATCAAGACGAAGGAGCACGTCACCGTAATCGAAAATAACATCGGATATGGGACTTTGCGGAACATTTGCCTGGCCTTTTGAGCCGCCTGGAGCATCGGCAATTACTCTGAACGGTTTTGGCGATGCCTTCATTTTCATATTTGCAAAGATTTTGTTCATGCCCGCAAACCCTTTTCGATGGTTTCCTTTTTGCTAATGGTTATCCATGCTTTTAATCATTGGATATTTCTCATCAGTTTACTAATAGCATTTGGCAATGCCGCGATGATATCGGTTGCCACAATCGGATGGCCCGGCCTACCTTCTGGCGCAATGGTGCCGTCCGCATCGAAAATCTCAGGCGGTTCCCAACCATGCTGGTCACTTTCCGAGGCCAAACTGGCAGCGTAACCGTGGATGTAGCTGGCGCTGGCGGCGGTCATGATATCCATGTTCGGATCGTGTTGCAATTGCTCTTCGCCTTGTTGTGCCAGCATTCCGGCCATGACGCCCGCAAGCACGTCGCCGGCTCCTGCGGTCGCCAGCCATGCTGGCCCGCTGCCGGAGATGTAGGTTGTGGTCATCTTGCTCGTGCCATCCGCGTTTTCCGGGCCCGCTTCAATTCCGGCAGGCAGACCAGTCAGGTTGGCATCGCCGACAACGATGGTCACCGCGCCCTTGAGCAGCACGGTCGCGCCGGTCAGTTCATGAGCCCGTTTGGCCCAGCGCCAAGGTTCCCCAATAACGGACGCGGTATCCACATCTTCACCTCGAAGGCGCAGCAATGCCGCAAGTTCGGCGGCGTGCGGAGTGATGATAACATGCGCCGGTACACGTTTTGGCAACAGGTCGAGAGCGCCGGCATCAACGCAGATCGGCGGCATGGTCCAAGGTTCACTGTCGTAATCGATATTTGGATCGGCATTACTCCAGACGATTCCGGCTCGTTTAGACTTGTATGACGTTTCTCCTTTATTCAGATCATGAACTGGAATTTCAGTCTCATCCGTGGTCTTGGAAACATTCTCATCCGGCAATGCATAATGTTTGAGCAGTGCGGCAATGGCTTCTCGTTGGCCGTCAGGGCCGTTCACGCTGTGCCTGCCTGTATTTTCATTCTCGGCATTGTTCGTAGCTTCAGCCGTAGGAACGCCGGAGCCGACGGCCCAAGCCTCAACGCGGCCTTTGCCAATCACGATTTCGGGATTCTTCCGCAACACCATATCGGATGCGTTCACAGGTCCCAAGTAACGTACCATGCCGATATTGGAACGGACAGCAGCACCGGAGCTCAGTACGGCAGCACCCGGATATTTTGCCGATCCGGTAATCAGCCCGACAACGCCTCTTGAATACTTGGAATCGGTTGGTTTTGGCAGTCGTATCATGCTGCCGGCAGTGTCATCGATAGAGAAAACGACGGGATAAGCGCGAGTGATATCGAAACCGAAATCGACCAAAACAGTCCGGCCGCAGGCAAAACTTGCAGGAGGCAGCATAGCGCAGGGTTTCATCGCCCCGAACATCACCGTGACATCGGCCGGAATGTAGCTGCCCGGCAGGGTCCCGTCGTCCACTCCGACACCGGAAGGCGTATCGATGGCGACCACAAGCGGCTTTTGTTCCTGTTCGGCATTGGCAACAAACTGTGGCTTGTCAGGCTCTGTCCCATCATCGTTGGTCGGGTGGAGGATATTCGCCATCGTCGCGGCAGGTCCTCGCAAGGCGCCTTTCACGCCGATGCCGGTCATCGCGTCGAGAATCACATCGGCCTGTTGCGTCAGTTCGATGGCAGCTTGTAGCCGTTCTCCCGCTTCGCCTGCACTGAAGCCAGAGGATACGCCAGGAATGTCAGCATCCGGATTGACAATCAGCAGCCTACCGCCGCTGCGGGTGAAGGCAAGCAGACCTTGCAAGTGCAGTGATTTACCGACGGCGATGGCTGTGACCTGAGCTCCGGTCCGAGCCAATTGCGCTGCGGCAAAGAGACCATCCCCGCCGTTGTCTCCGGCACCCGCAAGCAACACGACTTTAGCTTCGGCTATATCGACATCGTGTTCGTCAAGCAGCTCGGCGGTAATCCTTGCAGCCGCCGATGCGGCCATGCGCATCAGCGGAACACCCTGATCGAGGAGCGGACGTTCCATGCCCCTTACGGTTTCGACGCTGTAGGCCCGTCGCTGCAGCAACGATTTACGCATCAGTTCCGTCATCGTCACTTCGTCCATGTCGACCTCCTGTAACCCTCAATGTCTAACTCGATGTTACCTTAGCGCGGCCACATGGAGTCGTGATGACTGTAACCCGCTGTAATTAAGTCACTAACTTTTGGTCGGCGGCTTATTTATATCGCATTGGAATAATGGCTACATAACTGGGCTGATTGCGTTCATCGCCGTCCCGATTATCCTGAAATGCAACAATTCCGCAATGAATAAGTCGACTGGTATTCGTCGGCGGCCGATTCATCGCGGAATCAAGGCGATCAGGAATCAAGCTTGGCGTACGGCTACTCTTCGGCCACCAGATCCAGATAATCGTCGCTCCACAAATCCTCGTCGCCGTCCGGCATCAGCAGCACTCGTTCGGGGCTGAGCGCCTTGACCGCGCCTTCGTCGTGGGTAACCAGAATGATGGCGCCCTCGTACTTGGCGATGGCCTTGAGGATCTCGTCGCGTGAGACCGGGTCGAGGTTGTTGGTTGGCTCGTCGAGCAGCAACACGTTCGCACGCGAGGTGACCAATGTCGCCAGTGCAAGCCTGGTCTGTTCGCCGCCGGAAAGCACCTTGGCCGGCTTGAACGCGTCGTCGCCGGAGAACAGGAAGCTGCCCAAAATCGAACGGGCGTGGGTGTCGTCAAGGTCGGGGGCGACGTGCTGCAGGTTCTCAAGCACGGTCGCATCCATCTCCAATGTGTCATGTTCCTGTGCGAAATAGCCGATTTTGCAGCCGTGGCCATAAACGACCTCGCCGGTATCGGGCTTGTCTTCTCCGGCCAGAATGCGCAGCGTTGTCGTCTTGCCGGCGCCGTTGTAGCCCAAAATAACCACGCGCGAGCCCTTGTCGATGGCCAGATTGATGCCGGTGAAGACGATATTGGAGCCGAAGGCCTTGGAGATTTCCTTGGCCATGATCGGCGTCTTGCCGCAAGGCGCGGGCTCGGGGAAGCGGATGTCGGCCACCTTCTCCTGTCGTTCGGCCTCGCTGGTTTCGCTCAACAGTCGTTCCGCGCGACGCATCATGTTCTGCGCGGCGACGGCCTTGGTCGCCTTGGCGTGCAGGCGGATGCCCTGCTTCATCAGTCGTGCGGCCTTCTTCTCGGCCACCTCGCGTTCGCGCCGGCGACGTTCCTCGTCCACCACGCGCTGCTTCAAATAGGCCTTCCAACCCAGCGAATACATGTCGATCTGGGCGGTCTGCGCGTCCAGATGCCAGACCTTGTTCACCACTTCGTCCAGCAGTTCCGTGGAGTGGGAGATGACGAGGAAACCGCCCTCGAAGCGCTTGAGATAGCCACGCAGCCATTCGATGGAATCCGCGTCCAAATGGTTGGTCGGTTCGTCGAGAATCAAGG from Bifidobacterium sp. ESL0728 encodes:
- a CDS encoding HAD family phosphatase, yielding MNKIFANMKMKASPKPFRVIADAPGGSKGQANVPQSPISDVIFDYGDVLLRLDYRPCLEGHFPESLVSELCNARNTNGADDSLGFFEAESRMDCGEPSVSVIKEYKKNYGSNLAQAFRYYIDHYEDSISGIIDGMEALLVDLNNAGYGVWGLTNWSQETFHVVFEKFPQLEPLLQGTVVSGIEKMHKPNADIFNLALNRFNLNAAQTVFFDDTQANVDGAKAIGINGIRFNNATQARDELQRLGVKI
- a CDS encoding bifunctional ADP-dependent NAD(P)H-hydrate dehydratase/NAD(P)H-hydrate epimerase, which produces MDEVTMTELMRKSLLQRRAYSVETVRGMERPLLDQGVPLMRMAASAAARITAELLDEHDVDIAEAKVVLLAGAGDNGGDGLFAAAQLARTGAQVTAIAVGKSLHLQGLLAFTRSGGRLLIVNPDADIPGVSSGFSAGEAGERLQAAIELTQQADVILDAMTGIGVKGALRGPAATMANILHPTNDDGTEPDKPQFVANAEQEQKPLVVAIDTPSGVGVDDGTLPGSYIPADVTVMFGAMKPCAMLPPASFACGRTVLVDFGFDITRAYPVVFSIDDTAGSMIRLPKPTDSKYSRGVVGLITGSAKYPGAAVLSSGAAVRSNIGMVRYLGPVNASDMVLRKNPEIVIGKGRVEAWAVGSGVPTAEATNNAENENTGRHSVNGPDGQREAIAALLKHYALPDENVSKTTDETEIPVHDLNKGETSYKSKRAGIVWSNADPNIDYDSEPWTMPPICVDAGALDLLPKRVPAHVIITPHAAELAALLRLRGEDVDTASVIGEPWRWAKRAHELTGATVLLKGAVTIVVGDANLTGLPAGIEAGPENADGTSKMTTTYISGSGPAWLATAGAGDVLAGVMAGMLAQQGEEQLQHDPNMDIMTAASASYIHGYAASLASESDQHGWEPPEIFDADGTIAPEGRPGHPIVATDIIAALPNAISKLMRNIQ
- a CDS encoding ABC-F family ATP-binding cassette domain-containing protein, yielding MAIEAQGLEIQIGARTLLNPTDFHVSKGDKIGLVGRNGAGKTTLTRVITGDLLPTAGKVRVSGKLGYLPQDTHADDPEQSALDRMMSARDIASIIKRMRKAEKEMTNENPKVMEKAMDKYDKAMQAFDKAGGYAAQSEAISMAASLGLPNDVMQQQIGTLSGGQKRRIELARILFSDADTLILDEPTNHLDADSIEWLRGYLKRFEGGFLVISHSTELLDEVVNKVWHLDAQTAQIDMYSLGWKAYLKQRVVDEERRRREREVAEKKAARLMKQGIRLHAKATKAVAAQNMMRRAERLLSETSEAERQEKVADIRFPEPAPCGKTPIMAKEISKAFGSNIVFTGINLAIDKGSRVVILGYNGAGKTTTLRILAGEDKPDTGEVVYGHGCKIGYFAQEHDTLEMDATVLENLQHVAPDLDDTHARSILGSFLFSGDDAFKPAKVLSGGEQTRLALATLVTSRANVLLLDEPTNNLDPVSRDEILKAIAKYEGAIILVTHDEGAVKALSPERVLLMPDGDEDLWSDDYLDLVAEE
- a CDS encoding LysR family transcriptional regulator, translating into MTLLQLKYIVKIVECGSMNEASHELYVSQPALSSSVKELEHEMGIEIFTRSSQGIALTVDGAEFLTYARQVLDQAELMEERYKHAKPRKQLCSVSTQHYMFAVEAFVEMINSIESDEYEFTIRETRTRDIIDQVANMLSEIGILYLSDFNKDVIGKLLRGKHLEFHPLFRAPLHVFISRNNPLATKKIVTMDDLKPYPFIQYEQGEEGSFYFAEEAVWPKDSPKLITVTDRATILNFIIGLNGYTVCTGIDNGDLNNEKIVTVPLDTDETMLLGWITNERANLSNAAESYLAKLKSVIASHGYKLIE